In one window of Lewinella sp. 4G2 DNA:
- a CDS encoding tail fiber domain-containing protein: protein MKLTIQKKLAKVLFFSLFLLQVHASLSAQIKIQSGNDVVIGDETIGTPEQEGQTTVYGNGLKANLNLYLLDQSSTGDNSFGLYNQVTSGGSIYGVYNKGLFNGVPNNPAGNQTGIYNLYEGDPYVHTGIHNRTIGAPTYARGMFSWINSLTAKNFPGYSSAVGIYSNIASVNHNYIVGVAADVSYQGNGSGIVVGVSGTARNDVAGSIAYGVLGGTEGANSSSNTNYAGYFEGNVVVTGSMMQTSDLRLKTDIVDLNNAGDILSQLKPMTYSFLEDQGITLETQSMHYGFLAQEVEEVLPDLVTTVTNPARYEQLDDAEGEEGTMRLIREAQEIKTIRYSDFIAILVEGYQEQDKLISTQADLIESQQDEINEIRSELASLTASISSLIECVGCGLELPGRLFNSNGLNLPNEKSIPQIIPQLSESGYTIFPNPASKWLRVMGPPVKNHELRLFDASGRLLKEETIKSTDHRIELNNLPAGMYLLEIFNLVEQRTIGSEKIIIE, encoded by the coding sequence ATGAAATTGACCATCCAGAAGAAACTCGCCAAAGTGCTTTTCTTTTCCCTGTTCTTACTTCAAGTACATGCATCGCTCTCCGCCCAAATTAAAATTCAGTCTGGTAACGATGTCGTAATTGGTGACGAAACTATTGGGACCCCGGAACAAGAAGGTCAAACTACAGTATACGGCAATGGTCTCAAGGCAAATTTAAACTTGTATCTCCTGGACCAAAGTTCTACGGGAGACAATAGTTTTGGCTTGTATAATCAGGTAACTTCCGGAGGAAGTATCTATGGTGTATACAACAAAGGTCTGTTTAATGGGGTGCCGAATAATCCAGCTGGCAACCAAACGGGTATCTATAACCTGTATGAAGGAGACCCTTACGTACATACTGGTATTCACAACAGAACTATAGGAGCTCCAACTTATGCTAGGGGTATGTTCTCCTGGATCAACAGTTTGACCGCCAAAAATTTTCCTGGTTATTCCTCAGCGGTTGGTATTTACTCTAACATTGCTTCGGTTAATCACAACTACATCGTCGGCGTGGCTGCAGATGTAAGTTATCAGGGCAATGGTTCTGGAATAGTGGTGGGTGTATCCGGAACAGCTAGAAATGACGTAGCAGGATCAATTGCTTATGGCGTTTTGGGTGGCACCGAAGGAGCGAATTCAAGTAGCAACACTAATTACGCCGGATATTTTGAAGGTAACGTTGTCGTCACTGGAAGTATGATGCAAACTTCTGATCTGCGACTAAAAACTGACATCGTCGATTTGAATAATGCCGGTGATATACTGTCGCAATTGAAGCCGATGACCTACTCTTTTCTTGAAGATCAGGGAATTACCTTAGAAACGCAGTCCATGCATTATGGATTTCTAGCCCAAGAGGTGGAAGAAGTACTGCCCGACTTGGTGACAACAGTAACCAACCCCGCTCGCTATGAACAGCTCGACGATGCGGAAGGAGAAGAAGGCACCATGCGATTGATTCGCGAAGCACAAGAGATCAAGACCATCCGGTACAGCGATTTTATCGCTATCCTTGTTGAAGGATACCAGGAACAAGATAAACTTATCTCAACCCAGGCTGACCTTATTGAGAGCCAACAGGATGAGATTAATGAGATCAGAAGTGAATTAGCATCATTAACTGCTTCGATTTCTTCTCTTATAGAGTGTGTAGGGTGTGGTCTTGAGCTCCCTGGCAGACTTTTCAATTCCAACGGGTTAAACTTACCAAACGAGAAATCCATCCCGCAAATAATCCCCCAACTCAGCGAAAGCGGCTACACCATTTTTCCCAATCCAGCAAGTAAGTGGTTGCGCGTGATGGGGCCACCCGTCAAGAATCACGAGTTAAGATTATTCGATGCTTCCGGGCGACTGTTGAAAGAAGAGACCATTAAATCAACGGACCATCGTATCGAATTGAATAACCTTCCTGCAGGAATGTACCTTTTAGAGATTTTTAATTTAGTCGAACAGCGAACAATAGGCAGCGAAAAGATTATTATTGAGTAG
- a CDS encoding HTH domain-containing protein, with translation MRILLPYQRLLRLHKLISRGATGSPVELARKMGVSRATIFRMLAMLKDSGAPIAYCKNQQRYYYESPFELSMVA, from the coding sequence ATGCGTATTCTTTTACCTTACCAGCGTTTACTTCGTTTACACAAGCTCATTTCAAGGGGTGCCACCGGCTCACCAGTTGAGCTCGCCCGCAAGATGGGCGTTTCCCGGGCAACCATATTTAGAATGCTCGCGATGCTGAAAGATAGCGGTGCTCCGATCGCCTACTGCAAAAACCAACAAAGGTACTACTACGAAAGTCCTTTTGAACTCAGCATGGTTGCTTAG